In the Sphingobacterium sp. PCS056 genome, CTGAGGTCAGTAAAGGAAATGTTCCTCCAATTTGTTGGGATCGCTGGGAAAAGTTCGACATACCCCTGTTTACTCTGAAGCAGCAATTCATGTACACCTTGCGCAAATGCAAAGTTGCCTTCCAAGGTAAATGGACGGTAGGTAAAACCTGAATATTGTCCGCCCTTCTGGTCTCCATTGACATGAAAGGAATTAGTTGAACAAAAGTTATTTGCAAATTTTTGGAGATTAAGAACTGCTTGATCTGCTTCTTTTGCACGGGCATGTAAACAAGCCATCCAGCTGAAGGAATAACCTACCCAAGCACGAGTTCCTAATTTTTCTAAATGGCGTATTGATTTTGTAATCACATCTTGATCTTCTGCTTTATTAATATCCAACAGACCTAATGGATAAATCGATAAATAGGGAGACATATGACGGTGCGAATGTTCCATTGGGACATCAACTGCTACCAGTAATCCTGTTTCATTTTTTGCATAGTCTGGTAGCTGTGCCCGAATGATTTTCCATGCATTGGCCTCATCGTTTAGATCGCTTGCTTCACAGACTTCCGCTGCAGCTTCAAACAGGAAATGAGCAAGAGCTAGATCAAAATTAGTCCAATCTTTAAACCAGGCGTTTGTGCTGTTATCGTTGTATTCAGGACTTGAACTCAGTGGAAGATAACGTTTACCATTCCTTACCTCTGTGATGTTGAGAAGATAAGTAGCTGATTCAAGAATGTAAGGTAATGCTTTTTCTTTGAGAAATTTTTTGTCCATACTATACTTCCACTGCCAATAAAAGTGCTGAGCTGTCCAAGCACTCACAGTAGGGGAAAGTGCATATTGAATCCATCCGCCCATGGGGATTCCGCTTAATGTCAGAACGCCAGGAATGTTGAGGCCCTCTACTCCAAAATACTGTTTAGTGTAAGCTAAATTGGCAGGTCTGATTTTCCATAGCCAGTCTGTAAATGTTTCGGCTTCGGCAAGTCTATTTCCGGTATAGGTAGGCCAATAGCTGAGCTGTGTATTGAGATCATTATGAAAATCTCCTTTCCAGGGAGGTAATCCACCATTATCTGCTGTCCAAACTGCTTGAAGTGTAATCGCCGGTGCTCCTTTTCGAGCTGCAGCTCCGAGCTTGTACATTTCCAAATAATACTGTCTTTGCAATAATGCATCAGGTATGTTTACAGCCGATTGCTTCCAGTAGGCATGCCACCAGGAAAGATGAGTTTCTGTAAATTTGCTGGTGATTTTTGATTGAATCTCTTTAGTTAAGTTTGCTTTTTCATTATTGGATACGGTCCACATGCCAATAAGCTTATTGGGCGAAACTTCTTTCCACTCTAACAATACTTCATAAAATCGGTTTTCATAGGTAGGTTGGTGAATAAGTTGGCGCCGTAGTGATTTTGTTAGCTTTCCTTGTATATACCCAAGATGTGATAGACTTTGGCCATCAACTACAGATACCTCTCCACCATGATCAGGAACCATTGCATATTGATGTGGAAGTAATTTTGGAAGAGCCGCTTCTATATGTTGACCTGTGATTTCGAAATAACCTATTGGTTTATTTGCATGTATAAAACAAGTAAATATATTGCCATTATCAAAGCGAATCGTGTTGGTCGCAGTTTTTATATCCAGTATATTGGAGACAACTTTACCTAATGAAGCGAGATCAAAAGACATGGCTGCAGCAGGAAGTTTGGTTGGATAAGAGTTGTCCCCATAAGGATTGTCCCCCCATTTTTGCACTTCTGCATACTGTCCTCCGTCTAGCTTTTGCTGTACCCATTTGAAGTCATGTTGTTGAAGTTGAAATGCCTGACGTTCGTCCCATAAGTCGGCACGATCCAGAGAGAGTCTTAGGGTATTGTCTTTTTGCCATATAAGTGCGCCCAGCATTCCATTACCTAATGGAATCGCTTCATCCCAGCGACTAGCCAAATGATCTGACTGTAGATTGTGTTTACTGGACGGTTGGGCATATAGCGAATAGCTAATAATG is a window encoding:
- a CDS encoding glycosyl hydrolase family 95 catalytic domain-containing protein, coding for MKSFLLTFLTMTIISYSLYAQPSSKHNLQSDHLASRWDEAIPLGNGMLGALIWQKDNTLRLSLDRADLWDERQAFQLQQHDFKWVQQKLDGGQYAEVQKWGDNPYGDNSYPTKLPAAAMSFDLASLGKVVSNILDIKTATNTIRFDNGNIFTCFIHANKPIGYFEITGQHIEAALPKLLPHQYAMVPDHGGEVSVVDGQSLSHLGYIQGKLTKSLRRQLIHQPTYENRFYEVLLEWKEVSPNKLIGMWTVSNNEKANLTKEIQSKITSKFTETHLSWWHAYWKQSAVNIPDALLQRQYYLEMYKLGAAARKGAPAITLQAVWTADNGGLPPWKGDFHNDLNTQLSYWPTYTGNRLAEAETFTDWLWKIRPANLAYTKQYFGVEGLNIPGVLTLSGIPMGGWIQYALSPTVSAWTAQHFYWQWKYSMDKKFLKEKALPYILESATYLLNITEVRNGKRYLPLSSSPEYNDNSTNAWFKDWTNFDLALAHFLFEAAAEVCEASDLNDEANAWKIIRAQLPDYAKNETGLLVAVDVPMEHSHRHMSPYLSIYPLGLLDINKAEDQDVITKSIRHLEKLGTRAWVGYSFSWMACLHARAKEADQAVLNLQKFANNFCSTNSFHVNGDQKGGQYSGFTYRPFTLEGNFAFAQGVHELLLQSKQGYVELFPAIPTNWRNISFTDLRAEGGFIISATITNGQLDNLTIKAEQTGTLRLRYEHALKVKSKKTIHKLGDIYTITLKSGEKIALEQI